From Methanocella paludicola SANAE, a single genomic window includes:
- a CDS encoding 30S ribosomal protein S27e produces MEATKSKFLKVKCNDCQNEQVIFGNATSRVDCTVCGRTLAEPSGGKAVIKTQILEVLE; encoded by the coding sequence ATGGAAGCAACGAAGAGCAAGTTCCTCAAGGTAAAGTGCAATGACTGCCAGAACGAGCAGGTCATTTTCGGGAACGCGACCAGCAGGGTCGACTGCACGGTCTGCGGCAGGACCCTGGCCGAGCCCAGCGGCGGCAAGGCGGTCATCAAGACGCAGATCTTAGAAGTACTCGAGTAA
- a CDS encoding 50S ribosomal protein L44e has translation MKMPKKYMTYCPHCKTHTEHEVEKVKKGRASTLTRIERQKARSFGIGNRGKFSKVPGGDKPTKKVHIRLRCLKCKKAMVKEGFRTQKFELIEE, from the coding sequence ATGAAGATGCCGAAAAAATACATGACGTATTGTCCGCATTGTAAGACTCACACCGAGCATGAGGTGGAGAAGGTCAAGAAGGGAAGGGCTTCCACCCTCACCAGGATCGAGCGCCAGAAGGCCAGGTCCTTTGGCATCGGTAACCGCGGCAAGTTCTCCAAGGTGCCCGGCGGCGATAAGCCCACCAAGAAGGTCCACATCAGGCTCAGGTGCCTCAAGTGCAAGAAGGCCATGGTCAAGGAAGGCTTCAGGACGCAGAAGTTCGAGCTCATAGAGGAATAA
- the priS gene encoding DNA primase catalytic subunit PriS → MNDQTRLFLKKRFREYYAEHPVPMPPGFMQREWGFLFYEDMPDKSRPMQMHRHKSFNSAAELNDYLKSMAPQHAYHSAAYYQYPQAPTMLEKKWLGADLIFDLDADHLPNPPKSYAGMLEMVKVEIVRLIDEFLIDDLGFSEKDMDIVFSGGRGYHVHIRDERVRTLKSPERREIVDYILGTGLNSDRIFIKATKVVEGFKGQKTTGVWQIDGFGDGQPGYGWNRRVAGYISDKLADIGRLEDKAAKKELKKYELDTGQAGALLEISRSTTELDKIRKQGRLEIKSNLKGFFKNMLDGTIDQFKVDVAGKTDEPVTADIKRLIRLPGSIHGGSSFGVIPLTRKQLETFNPLEDAIIFTESPVRVLVTKPQEVEIRGKIWRVSEGVGRLPENVAMYLMCRGSAEYEP, encoded by the coding sequence ATGAACGACCAGACGCGGCTCTTCCTGAAGAAGCGCTTCCGGGAGTACTACGCGGAACACCCTGTCCCGATGCCGCCCGGCTTTATGCAGCGGGAGTGGGGTTTCCTCTTCTACGAGGACATGCCCGATAAGTCCCGCCCAATGCAAATGCATCGGCACAAGTCGTTCAATAGCGCCGCGGAGCTAAATGACTATCTCAAAAGTATGGCGCCCCAGCATGCCTATCATTCGGCCGCCTACTACCAGTATCCGCAGGCTCCCACGATGCTCGAAAAGAAATGGCTCGGCGCCGACCTGATATTTGATCTTGATGCCGACCACCTTCCCAATCCTCCGAAGTCTTATGCGGGCATGCTCGAGATGGTCAAAGTCGAGATCGTTCGTCTTATCGATGAATTTTTGATCGATGATCTGGGCTTCAGCGAGAAGGATATGGATATCGTATTCTCGGGAGGCCGTGGATACCATGTGCACATTAGGGACGAGCGCGTGCGGACCCTCAAAAGCCCCGAGCGCCGGGAGATCGTCGATTACATACTGGGAACGGGGCTCAACAGCGACCGCATCTTCATTAAGGCAACGAAAGTCGTCGAGGGCTTCAAAGGCCAGAAGACGACCGGGGTCTGGCAGATCGACGGGTTCGGCGACGGTCAGCCGGGATATGGCTGGAATCGCCGGGTCGCCGGGTATATCTCGGACAAGCTGGCCGATATTGGCCGGCTCGAGGATAAGGCGGCAAAAAAGGAGCTGAAAAAGTACGAGCTCGATACAGGGCAGGCGGGCGCGCTCCTTGAAATATCCCGAAGTACGACCGAGCTGGATAAGATAAGAAAACAGGGCAGGCTCGAAATAAAAAGCAACCTCAAGGGCTTCTTCAAGAACATGCTCGACGGGACGATCGACCAGTTCAAAGTCGACGTAGCGGGAAAAACCGACGAGCCGGTCACGGCGGACATCAAAAGACTTATACGGCTGCCCGGCTCTATACACGGGGGGTCGTCATTTGGCGTCATACCCCTCACCAGAAAACAGCTCGAAACATTTAATCCCCTTGAAGATGCCATAATATTTACTGAGTCGCCAGTCAGGGTACTGGTCACGAAGCCCCAGGAAGTGGAGATCAGGGGGAAGATATGGCGCGTCAGCGAGGGCGTCGGGCGGCTGCCCGAGAACGTCGCAATGTACCTGATGTGCCGCGGGAGCGCCGAATATGAGCCTTGA
- a CDS encoding PGF-CTERM sorting domain-containing protein encodes MVAGALIVPSYAQVTLTSAPLNQTDNVTYVPVSGSIAFDPENYNSVKSVTDLTIYARSPDNIDTKVNPASDGTFNMSVPGAGNYSFWVIPSKLDYLNKTTNATYSIEYPDVASPYYKDVTATGLSGLVIPTRTVQTGKPMNATPMPPTLPAASATPTATPGFTFVAVLVALGAVCALASRKY; translated from the coding sequence ATGGTAGCGGGCGCTTTAATAGTGCCCTCGTACGCACAGGTGACTCTCACATCGGCCCCTTTGAACCAGACGGATAACGTGACATACGTTCCGGTAAGCGGCTCGATAGCGTTCGATCCTGAAAACTATAATAGTGTCAAGAGCGTAACCGACCTCACGATATACGCCAGGAGCCCGGACAACATAGACACGAAGGTAAACCCGGCCTCCGACGGCACCTTTAACATGAGCGTCCCCGGCGCGGGCAACTACAGCTTCTGGGTCATACCCTCGAAGCTCGACTACCTGAACAAGACCACGAACGCGACCTATTCGATCGAGTATCCGGACGTGGCGAGCCCCTATTACAAGGACGTTACGGCAACGGGCCTGAGCGGCCTCGTCATACCGACCAGGACGGTCCAGACCGGCAAGCCCATGAACGCGACCCCCATGCCGCCGACACTACCGGCAGCCTCGGCCACTCCGACCGCGACCCCGGGCTTCACGTTCGTAGCGGTTCTTGTGGCCCTCGGCGCTGTTTGTGCGCTGGCGTCCAGGAAGTACTAA
- a CDS encoding DUF6789 family protein encodes MATNDIGDGAIAGIITGVIMGILALLLALIGLASLVAFVDVRSIFGGVMPIAGFAAASLTAMIALLLFMAIVGLILGAIFGGIYEKIPTTSAVTKGIVFLLAIWVIFGLLIPILLSAGGAMPTALTATSIISALIAAIIWGGLLGMMFHWVSGKTAAPARPVVR; translated from the coding sequence ATGGCGACAAATGATATTGGCGACGGCGCCATTGCGGGGATCATAACCGGAGTGATAATGGGAATACTGGCCTTATTACTGGCGCTGATCGGGCTTGCGTCCCTGGTGGCGTTCGTTGACGTGCGGTCCATCTTCGGCGGGGTCATGCCCATCGCGGGCTTTGCGGCCGCATCGCTCACTGCAATGATCGCGCTCTTACTCTTTATGGCCATTGTGGGTCTCATCCTTGGAGCGATCTTCGGAGGGATATACGAGAAGATCCCGACGACGAGCGCCGTGACCAAAGGCATCGTATTCCTGCTGGCCATCTGGGTCATATTCGGGCTGCTCATACCCATATTACTGAGCGCGGGAGGGGCAATGCCCACGGCGTTGACTGCGACAAGCATCATCAGCGCACTGATCGCGGCGATCATCTGGGGCGGGCTGCTGGGAATGATGTTCCACTGGGTATCCGGAAAGACGGCTGCGCCTGCCAGGCCCGTAGTACGATAA
- a CDS encoding valine--tRNA ligase, whose product MTEFPKKYDPKEIEPRIQKFWEENQIFKFDPTSKKPTYSIDTPPPTLSGYIHMGHVLSYSQAEFVARYQRMQGKNVFYPMGFDDNGLPTERFVEKKYKVNIRKVGREEFVRLCLKETEIGGANYRNVWTTLGISVDWGLLYSTINERCQRISQRSFIDIFNMGRMERRNEPAIWCPLCETSLAQADVEDSEPKKSFLNTVIFKAEDGKDLLIATSRPELISSCVGLLVHPSDERYRALVGKSGITPIFNVKVPILADVKVDPEFGTGMVMVCTFGDKTDIDWWRQFDLPLKLSINPNGTMNDNAGPYKGMTLTECRRQILEDLKAAGLLVEQKPIEHVMNVHERCGTAVEFFVTPQWFIRILDIKDELLAQGAKLKWYPEHMKIRYDTWINGLKWDWCISRQRYFGVPFPIWYCKKCGAVALAEDSQLPVDPLVTQPLHPCKKCGSIEFEPEKDVMDTWATSSVTPLINANWGEPGSIIDKMYPMNLRPQSHEIIRTWLFYTVIKSYLHTKTLPWYDIMISGQGLDPNGKAMHKSKGNIVEPLPFVQKYSADAVRWWAASAKLGDDLAFKEKEIVYGQKFINKLFNASRFASIHLKDYKPREPELELIDKWLLTKLNDVIRESTENFERYEYSKAKSLTEQFFWGDFCDNYLEIVKDRLYRKAENGESGQAALYTVYMALFNSLKLLGPFIPHITEDLYQRLFRETEGAASLHISRWPEANYHWSDIEALKLGNMAIAMISSLRQYKNSQNLAQNAVLSKVIISANGLDNDIMQFAAVLKDAMKIAEISYGVVERQDVVSVIGTTEISMQIEK is encoded by the coding sequence ATGACCGAATTTCCGAAAAAATACGACCCTAAGGAAATAGAGCCCAGGATACAAAAATTCTGGGAAGAGAACCAGATCTTTAAGTTCGACCCGACGAGCAAGAAGCCCACGTACTCCATCGACACTCCGCCACCCACGCTGTCGGGGTACATACACATGGGGCACGTACTGTCCTATTCCCAGGCCGAGTTCGTGGCCCGGTACCAGCGCATGCAGGGAAAGAACGTGTTCTACCCGATGGGCTTCGACGATAACGGGCTGCCTACCGAGCGCTTCGTGGAGAAAAAGTACAAGGTCAATATCCGGAAGGTCGGCCGGGAGGAGTTCGTGCGGCTCTGCCTTAAAGAGACGGAGATCGGCGGCGCCAACTACCGTAATGTCTGGACGACTCTCGGCATATCCGTGGACTGGGGCCTCCTGTATTCTACCATTAATGAGCGCTGCCAGCGCATTTCACAGCGCTCATTCATCGATATCTTCAACATGGGCCGCATGGAACGGCGTAATGAGCCCGCCATCTGGTGCCCCCTCTGCGAGACGTCTCTCGCCCAGGCCGACGTCGAGGACTCCGAGCCTAAAAAGTCTTTCCTTAACACGGTCATCTTTAAAGCCGAGGATGGAAAGGATCTGCTTATCGCCACGTCGAGGCCTGAGCTGATATCCTCGTGCGTCGGGCTGCTCGTGCACCCGTCCGACGAGCGGTACAGGGCGCTTGTCGGAAAATCGGGCATCACTCCCATATTCAACGTAAAGGTACCCATCCTGGCCGATGTCAAGGTCGACCCGGAGTTCGGCACAGGAATGGTCATGGTCTGCACCTTCGGCGATAAGACCGATATCGACTGGTGGAGACAGTTCGACCTGCCCCTGAAGCTGTCCATAAACCCGAACGGCACCATGAACGACAACGCCGGCCCGTACAAGGGCATGACGCTCACCGAATGCCGCCGGCAGATCCTGGAAGACCTCAAGGCCGCCGGGCTCCTCGTCGAGCAGAAGCCCATCGAGCACGTCATGAACGTCCACGAGCGCTGTGGCACGGCCGTCGAGTTCTTCGTTACCCCGCAGTGGTTCATCCGCATCCTGGACATCAAGGACGAGCTCCTGGCCCAGGGAGCGAAGCTCAAGTGGTACCCGGAGCACATGAAGATACGCTACGACACCTGGATCAACGGCCTCAAGTGGGACTGGTGCATATCCCGGCAGCGCTACTTCGGCGTGCCGTTCCCCATCTGGTACTGCAAGAAGTGCGGCGCGGTCGCGCTTGCGGAGGACAGCCAGCTGCCCGTTGACCCGCTCGTTACGCAGCCGTTGCACCCGTGCAAGAAATGCGGCTCAATCGAGTTCGAGCCTGAGAAGGACGTCATGGATACCTGGGCAACGTCATCGGTCACCCCGCTCATCAACGCGAACTGGGGCGAGCCCGGCTCGATCATCGATAAGATGTATCCCATGAACCTGCGCCCGCAGTCCCACGAGATCATCCGGACATGGCTGTTCTACACGGTCATCAAGAGCTACCTGCACACCAAAACCCTGCCCTGGTACGACATCATGATATCCGGCCAGGGCCTGGACCCGAACGGTAAGGCGATGCACAAGTCCAAGGGTAACATCGTCGAGCCGCTGCCCTTCGTGCAAAAGTACAGCGCCGACGCTGTCCGGTGGTGGGCAGCGTCCGCCAAGCTGGGCGACGACCTCGCTTTCAAGGAAAAAGAGATCGTCTACGGCCAGAAGTTCATCAATAAGCTGTTCAATGCCTCCCGGTTCGCGTCCATACACCTGAAGGACTACAAGCCCCGGGAGCCTGAGCTGGAGCTCATCGATAAGTGGCTGCTGACCAAGCTGAACGACGTCATCCGCGAGAGCACCGAGAACTTCGAGCGCTACGAGTACAGCAAGGCTAAGTCGCTGACCGAGCAGTTCTTCTGGGGAGACTTCTGCGACAACTACCTGGAGATCGTGAAGGACAGGCTGTACAGGAAGGCCGAGAACGGGGAGAGCGGCCAGGCTGCGCTCTATACGGTCTACATGGCTCTCTTTAACTCGCTAAAGCTTCTCGGGCCCTTCATACCGCACATCACCGAGGACTTATACCAGCGCCTGTTCCGGGAGACCGAAGGCGCGGCGAGCCTGCACATCTCGCGGTGGCCCGAGGCCAACTACCACTGGTCCGATATCGAGGCGCTCAAGCTGGGCAACATGGCCATCGCCATGATCTCGAGCCTCCGGCAGTATAAGAACTCGCAGAACTTGGCGCAGAACGCCGTGCTCTCGAAGGTCATCATTTCAGCCAATGGACTGGACAACGATATCATGCAGTTCGCTGCCGTCCTTAAGGATGCGATGAAGATCGCAGAAATATCGTACGGCGTGGTAGAGCGGCAGGACGTCGTCTCCGTCATCGGCACTACCGAGATCAGTATGCAGATCGAAAAATAA
- a CDS encoding PAS domain S-box protein, whose protein sequence is MTVWESYVYTILFAGLVAPLTSLFVLLRFEGLYEKVSRENEERRRAEEALREIKERYKLVIAGARGAIWDWDVPNKRVFYSPQWKALRGLSDDEATDREEEWSSRIHPEDAPRVMAAVQAHFEGRTPVFAEEYRTLCKDGSWKWISDRGMAQRDAHGRVVRMAGSENDITERKHAEEALRDSEAHLNSIIRAVPTGIGVVVDRVITEANDNLCKMTGYTRDELLGKDARILYPSDEDYEYVGREKYDQINKYGTGTVETRWRRRDGSVIDIILSSTPMDPGNLRAGVTFTALDITERKRAEEAVRAADIRFRSLIQNSMDIIRILDREGRIIYESPSSDNILGYPPGHTLGRSPLEFIHPDDRERVKNALGEVYDGRNPGTPTEFRIRKADGSYLDVESTGKNMIGVPGVDGIVITTRPITERKRAEEALRVAKMQADLYVDLMCHDISNMNQVGMGFLEMALDMLDLDEAGQEMLLKPRSAFENSSKLIDNVRKLQKARSGEYPDREMDVGEVLGKVQDYYSRQHGPNVTINYPMNGGCVVRANELLYDLFSNLVGNAIKHSRAHPTIDINVGPASENGHDYYRVTIDDRGPGIPDELKDVIFERKLTGDIKSKGSGIGLLMAKALTDSYKGRIWVEDRIPGDSAKGSRFVVMLPAIE, encoded by the coding sequence ATGACAGTATGGGAAAGCTATGTGTATACCATACTTTTTGCCGGCCTGGTCGCACCACTGACTTCCTTGTTCGTGTTGTTAAGGTTCGAGGGATTGTACGAAAAAGTATCCCGGGAAAACGAAGAGCGCAGGCGTGCAGAAGAAGCATTGAGGGAGATCAAGGAGCGGTATAAGCTAGTCATCGCCGGTGCCCGAGGTGCCATCTGGGACTGGGACGTGCCTAATAAGCGCGTCTTCTACTCTCCGCAATGGAAGGCACTGCGTGGCCTCTCCGATGATGAGGCCACTGACCGGGAGGAGGAGTGGAGCAGCCGTATCCACCCTGAGGATGCCCCCCGGGTAATGGCCGCTGTTCAGGCACACTTCGAGGGCAGGACGCCCGTCTTTGCCGAGGAGTACCGTACTCTATGCAAGGATGGCTCCTGGAAGTGGATATCAGACCGGGGCATGGCCCAGCGCGATGCGCATGGCCGCGTGGTGCGCATGGCCGGCTCGGAAAACGATATCACCGAGCGTAAGCATGCCGAGGAGGCCTTACGGGATAGCGAGGCACACCTGAACAGCATTATCCGCGCCGTGCCCACGGGCATCGGGGTCGTCGTCGACAGGGTCATAACCGAGGCGAACGACAATCTTTGCAAGATGACGGGCTACACGAGAGATGAACTGTTAGGGAAAGACGCCCGTATTCTCTACCCATCCGACGAGGATTACGAGTATGTAGGCCGGGAGAAGTACGACCAGATCAATAAGTATGGTACGGGAACTGTGGAAACCCGGTGGCGTCGGAGAGATGGCAGCGTGATCGACATAATCCTCAGCTCGACGCCGATGGACCCGGGTAACCTGCGGGCGGGCGTTACGTTCACGGCGCTGGACATTACAGAGCGTAAGCGGGCTGAGGAGGCAGTGAGGGCGGCGGATATCCGGTTCCGTTCGCTGATCCAGAACTCGATGGATATCATTCGTATCCTGGACCGGGAGGGGCGTATTATCTATGAGTCACCGTCCTCGGATAATATACTTGGCTATCCGCCTGGCCATACTCTGGGAAGATCGCCCCTTGAATTCATACACCCGGACGACAGGGAACGTGTAAAGAACGCCCTGGGCGAGGTATATGACGGCAGGAATCCGGGGACGCCTACCGAGTTCCGTATCAGGAAAGCCGATGGCTCGTACCTGGACGTCGAGTCGACCGGTAAGAACATGATCGGCGTGCCGGGCGTGGACGGGATCGTGATTACGACGCGGCCCATCACCGAGCGTAAGCGGGCCGAGGAGGCGTTGAGGGTCGCTAAGATGCAGGCCGACCTGTACGTTGACCTCATGTGCCACGATATTAGTAACATGAACCAGGTGGGCATGGGATTCCTGGAGATGGCGCTGGATATGCTGGACCTGGACGAGGCCGGCCAGGAGATGCTGCTGAAGCCCCGGTCGGCCTTCGAGAACAGCTCTAAGCTGATCGACAACGTGAGGAAGCTCCAAAAAGCTAGATCGGGCGAATACCCGGACAGGGAGATGGATGTCGGAGAGGTGCTCGGGAAAGTGCAGGATTATTATTCAAGGCAGCATGGCCCGAATGTCACCATTAACTACCCAATGAATGGCGGATGCGTGGTGAGGGCTAACGAATTGTTATACGATCTGTTCTCGAACCTCGTGGGGAATGCCATAAAACACTCCAGAGCCCATCCCACCATCGACATTAACGTTGGGCCTGCTAGCGAAAACGGTCACGACTACTACAGGGTCACGATCGATGACCGGGGCCCCGGCATACCGGATGAGCTAAAAGATGTAATATTCGAGCGTAAACTGACGGGCGACATCAAGTCGAAGGGCAGCGGCATAGGCTTATTGATGGCGAAGGCTCTCACGGATAGCTATAAAGGCCGGATATGGGTAGAAGACCGTATTCCCGGCGACTCCGCGAAGGGGTCGAGGTTCGTGGTCATGCTGCCGGCAATAGAATAA
- a CDS encoding PAS domain-containing sensor histidine kinase, translating into MSRGFLNLAELGEFTAAAVENDTVSFIATYSDGSVFTCNLAFCRLTGYSKQEISKMRWPEDFTSSEHRARAVDIIKGINCNVAPYTYELEFVRKDGSLVPVDIFLHMFCGEKGETQYYYSFITDMTEHKRLENALRKSEVKYRELVENANSIILKMDTQGNITFFNEFAQDFFGFDLPEILNKNVIGTIVPITDSSGRDLSKLIKDICLHPGRYINNENENMRSNGERVWVSWTNKAITDDQRHLIGVLCVGNDITALKKAETDLKRSRDELEIRVKERTAELEKVNKFLLDEMGARKQAEKGVKESEEKFRTLVETSPVAIFFHRGVSFIYANPAAEKIVGYSSDDIQKMKFWDLFAPGSRELVKERGLARLRGENPPPSYEVRLQTNGEEKWMKITSARVMYKGDPAILTIGEDVTQYKQALAALHDSNEEAGLYVDLMSHDISNINQIGMGNLELLKDMVELDEPGQERLSKALMAFKNSSELISNVKKLQKVKKGDLHLEKIDVGQILDQVKNNYLTVNGRSITINLESQKGCYVYADRLLYDVFSNMVDNSIKHSKDSVFINISLKSVKIGGNKFCRISIEDNGPGINPDLKNRIFNRMYYEGGIMRGKGLGLYLVKILVECFNGNILVEDRIQGDPTKGARFVVMLPAIEN; encoded by the coding sequence ATGAGCCGGGGTTTTTTAAATCTCGCGGAACTTGGAGAGTTCACCGCGGCTGCCGTTGAGAACGATACCGTATCCTTTATTGCTACCTATAGTGATGGAAGCGTTTTTACGTGCAACCTGGCATTTTGCCGGCTTACGGGTTATTCCAAACAGGAAATAAGCAAAATGCGATGGCCCGAAGACTTTACGTCCTCCGAACATCGTGCCCGGGCCGTGGATATAATCAAAGGGATCAACTGTAATGTGGCACCCTACACGTATGAGCTGGAATTCGTTCGAAAGGACGGATCGCTTGTTCCCGTGGACATTTTTCTGCATATGTTTTGTGGTGAAAAAGGCGAAACACAATACTACTATTCTTTCATCACCGACATGACGGAACATAAGCGGCTGGAAAACGCTTTAAGAAAGAGCGAAGTGAAATACCGGGAACTCGTCGAAAACGCGAATAGTATCATCCTGAAAATGGACACACAGGGGAATATTACATTTTTCAATGAGTTCGCCCAGGATTTTTTTGGATTCGACCTCCCCGAGATCCTCAATAAAAATGTCATCGGGACCATCGTACCTATTACGGATTCATCCGGGCGAGACCTTTCGAAATTGATAAAGGATATTTGCCTCCATCCCGGGCGTTATATTAACAACGAGAATGAAAACATGCGAAGTAATGGCGAGCGAGTGTGGGTATCGTGGACGAATAAAGCGATAACCGATGATCAGAGACATCTCATCGGTGTACTCTGCGTTGGAAACGATATCACCGCCCTCAAGAAAGCCGAAACCGATCTAAAACGGTCGCGGGATGAATTAGAGATACGGGTAAAGGAAAGGACAGCCGAGCTAGAAAAGGTCAACAAATTTTTATTAGATGAGATGGGTGCCCGAAAGCAGGCTGAAAAAGGGGTCAAAGAAAGCGAGGAAAAATTTCGTACTCTGGTCGAAACCTCTCCCGTGGCAATATTTTTCCACCGTGGCGTAAGCTTCATCTATGCTAATCCCGCGGCGGAAAAGATCGTGGGGTATTCCTCCGATGATATCCAAAAGATGAAATTCTGGGACCTGTTCGCTCCCGGATCCAGGGAACTGGTAAAAGAGCGTGGTTTGGCAAGATTGCGTGGGGAGAATCCGCCCCCGAGCTATGAGGTGAGGCTGCAAACAAATGGGGAAGAAAAATGGATGAAGATCACTTCCGCAAGGGTCATGTATAAGGGCGATCCGGCGATCCTGACCATCGGCGAGGACGTAACGCAGTATAAGCAGGCCCTGGCGGCACTCCACGATTCAAATGAAGAGGCCGGGCTATACGTCGATCTAATGAGCCATGACATCAGCAATATTAACCAGATCGGCATGGGTAACCTGGAATTACTCAAAGATATGGTAGAACTGGATGAGCCGGGGCAAGAACGCCTGTCGAAGGCGTTAATGGCATTTAAAAATAGTTCCGAGCTCATTAGTAACGTTAAGAAGCTGCAAAAAGTGAAAAAAGGCGATCTGCACCTGGAGAAGATCGATGTCGGGCAAATCCTCGATCAAGTCAAGAATAATTACCTGACAGTTAACGGCCGGAGTATCACGATCAACCTGGAGTCGCAGAAAGGCTGTTATGTTTACGCGGACCGTTTGCTATACGACGTATTCTCGAACATGGTCGATAATTCTATCAAGCACTCTAAGGATTCAGTGTTTATAAACATCAGCCTTAAAAGTGTAAAAATAGGTGGCAATAAATTTTGTCGAATCTCTATTGAGGATAATGGGCCCGGCATAAATCCGGATCTAAAAAATAGGATCTTTAACCGTATGTACTATGAAGGTGGGATCATGCGGGGTAAAGGCCTCGGATTATACCTGGTTAAGATACTGGTCGAATGTTTCAATGGAAATATACTCGTAGAAGACCGCATACAGGGCGACCCCACGAAGGGGGCCAGGTTCGTGGTCATGCTGCCAGCGATAGAAAATTAA
- a CDS encoding response regulator, with the protein MRRDTIGIVEDEPEVADLYKTVFTACGMSISFVAADGLEAIESFKASDPKPFIIIMDHRMPVMMGVDAMKEMLKLNSGTKYVIVSADSSIRDEAIGAGASMFLEKPIQLKQLRSCVDTLLRQ; encoded by the coding sequence ATGCGAAGAGATACGATAGGGATCGTTGAGGACGAGCCTGAAGTCGCGGACCTTTATAAGACGGTCTTCACGGCTTGCGGAATGTCGATATCGTTCGTCGCGGCGGATGGCCTTGAGGCGATCGAGTCGTTCAAGGCGAGCGATCCTAAGCCATTTATCATTATCATGGATCATCGAATGCCTGTAATGATGGGTGTCGATGCAATGAAAGAAATGCTAAAATTGAACTCCGGTACAAAATACGTGATCGTAAGCGCCGATTCGAGCATCAGGGATGAAGCTATCGGGGCAGGGGCGTCAATGTTCTTAGAAAAACCGATACAATTGAAACAACTTAGAAGTTGTGTCGATACTTTATTAAGGCAATGA